From a region of the Salminus brasiliensis chromosome 4, fSalBra1.hap2, whole genome shotgun sequence genome:
- the lhb gene encoding lutropin subunit beta — translation MSVFLCCPFLLFCFGTLLTPAQSYLLQPCEPINETVSVEKEGCPKCLVFQTTICSGHCLTKEPVYKSPFSTIYQHVCTYRDVRYETVRLPDCPPGIDPHVTYPVALSCDCSLCTMDTSDCTIESLKPDFCMTQRELIVDY, via the exons ATGTCAGTTTTTCTATGTTGTCCCTTCCTTCTATTTTGCTTTGGCACCTTACTCACCCCTGCTCAGAGCTATCTTCTACAGCCCTGTGAGCCTATCAACGAGACCGTGTCTGTGGAGAAGGAAGGCTGCCCGAAATGCCTGGTCTTTCAAACCACCATTTGCAGTGGACACTGCCTCACCAAG GAGCCGGTGTACAAGAGTCCATTCTCCACCATCTATCAGCACGTGTGCACCTATAGGGATGTTCGATATGAAACTGTTCGCCTGCCTGACTGTCCTCCTGGCATTGACCCTCACGTCACATATCCTGTAGCTCTCAGCTGTGACTGTAGTCTGTGCACCATGGACACCTCCGATTGTACCATTGAGAGTCTGAAGCCAGATTTTTGCATGACGCAGAGAGAACTAATTGTTGACTATTAA
- the cox20 gene encoding cytochrome c oxidase assembly protein COX20, mitochondrial, translating into MAEQETDDKKQEVKLLGILDIKNTPCARDAVLHGAGGSIAAGLVHFLLTSRVKRSFDVGMAGFMLTTLGSWFYCRYNNAKLRFQQKMIQDGIKNKVMYEGTSLDPTRKRDL; encoded by the exons ATGGCAGAACAAGAGACCGACGACAAAAAACAG GAGGTGAAACTTTTAGGGATCCTTGACATAAAGAATACTCCTTGTGCACGAGATGCTGTTCTTCATGGTGCGGGAGGGTCTATCGCTGCAGGACTTGTGCACTTTTTGTTAACTA GCAGAGTAAAGCGGTCGTTTGATGTAGGTATGGCTGGTTTCATGCTGACAACACTGGGCTCATG GTTTTACTGTCGATATAACAATGCAAAACTCCGGTTTCAGCAGAAGATGATTCAGGACGGAATTAAGAATAAAGTGATGTATGAAGGGACAAGCCTGGATCCCACACGAAAGAGAGATCTGTGA